AACGCCGGCGTCGTAGGTCTTGCCGGCTTCCCAGTTGGCAGGAAGAACCTTCTTAGACCAGAGCATTTTTCCGTCGTAGCCAGCTGTCACCACGAACCTGAACTGAAGAGGTCCGGTGGGTACATTGTCAGTGACCCATACGGCGCCGTGGCTTCGTGTCATGTAACTCCAGTTGGAGGAACCAGCCTGAGCAATGTCGATGGCTACGACTTCGGTTTGGCCTCCTTGGTACAAGAGCTTTATAGCCAAGTAGTATGGTTTTTTGCTTGATTCTTCAACTCTAACATTCAACATCTTCTTGTTTCCGTAATCGCAAGGAACtctgtttttcagtttttttttttgtcccaTTACTTTTACTGTATtactaaagcaaaaaaaaaaaaaaaaaaagatgtaaaaGAAATGTCTTTGTATGATGATGAACCTGTGGTATTCAACGATGCCTTGTCTGAGAAGATCTGTGTCAGCCCCGACAACCGGTTTGGCCATGGCCCTGAAGGCTCTGCTGCTGAGGACGAGATCGGTTTGGTTGCTCATGTTGAGGTCGGTGACCATCACCGTGGTTCCTTTGGTGCTGCAAAGAGTGGGGTTGTGGCATCTGACCTGAAAGCAAGCACCGCAGCCAGCGCCGTCTTTGTAGATGGAAGGAACGGCGGCGGCGATGTGACCGGCGAAGAAAGCCGTAGCCATGGAACCATAAGAACAAGCTCCGGCTGCAAGGCAAGGCAAtggatgagaaaaaaaaacaaaaaagagagagtataaaacaataagaaagagagagtggaTACAGGATAGGGCGGATGCGGAGGAGAAAAAAGCAGCCTTAGAGTGGTGAGGACATCGGTCGCAGGCGTCAACTGAGGAAGATGAGGAGAAAAGCAGCACAACAACGACGAAGAAGAGAAAGCGGCAGAGTCCCATTTTGTATTTTCTCTGCTGCACGTTTCTGAGATAAAAATTTACAAGGGATGCGATGAGAAGAGGAAAGCTagtgtgaatatatatatatagatatataatgaagaagaagaagaaggaagtggTTGCCAGCTCAGCCTCGCAACACACTGTTAGAATGGACAAGCAAGCAGGGTGACCTGGCGTGTCTACTCTCCTCACAATTTACTCAAGCACACGTTTTGTGGAATACATACTCTAATATTCTTTGACATTCACATCATCTTCAAGTTTTGTGTAAAACATATCTTATTCTTCTCATCCTTTTCAGGTCACTCATCAtatttagtattattatttattatcaaataaacAAAGGGCCATTTCCTAGTGTTAATATGGGTGGATGACGTGCCATTGCACCTACTCTTTGCATCACAGCTGTGCCCCCAGCTGTTCACTTCGCCATTGGTTACCATTTCTCCTGATTTCTTATTATTCTCTCTCTCCTTAGGCAACATCTGTTATCTTAAGCAAACTGAGAAAATCTGACCAATAACcatgtttgttgttttatttttgtaatcagAACTGAACCAGTACATTTTAAGCAAATATGTAGTCAATTTAGGGTCGGAGAGAGAAATAAGGACCAAAAATAAAAGGAATGGCTTTTAGGTGGGGGAAGATAGGGGTACAAATTCCAAAGTCTTGTATGTATGGCATGCTaacattccaaaccccaaacttcaCTTTCTTTCTTCCGTTTTTCACCTTTTCGTCACTTGCGCTTTGCTTCACACACGTTGTGTCATAATAGTATtcctttttcatattttgttggagttgaaaaaaaaaaacgcaaatGTGAGAAGAACTAAAAAGGAAGATTACGTTTACGATTATAACAACTCTTTTTGTCTGAACTTATATATCATAACAACTCATTTTCCACTAACAAAGAAGTCCTTGTGACTCATAATTAGATGTAGATCATTACTACTATCACGATTTCCCTTCCGGGGTTCTTATTGTTcctttgtttgttaaaatagCGAAGGCAATGAAACCTTTGAATATTCACTAGATCGGTAACCAAGCGGCGTTACTAAAACCCAAACTAGCCTTTCTTATGCTCATTCTTTTGTTGTAAGCCCATCTTCCGATTCGGCCCACTTTTATTagcattaaaattaaattctaaATTTGCCAAACACTGTATAGCTGGATAGATCCGGCGAGGGAGAGGATAGATAGATCCGGCGACGCGATGCTGTTAAGCGCTTCAGCGACTCCTCTCCGATTTTGTGGGTTTGTTCCCGAGAAACCCTGTCGTGGTGTGCGCATGAAACAATCAATTCGGTCATCATCGTCCAATAACTTCGATCTGAGGACGTATTGGACAACC
The Brassica napus cultivar Da-Ae chromosome A1, Da-Ae, whole genome shotgun sequence DNA segment above includes these coding regions:
- the LOC106438651 gene encoding expansin-like A2; the encoded protein is MGLCRFLFFVVVVLLFSSSSSVDACDRCPHHSKAAFFSSASALSSGACSYGSMATAFFAGHIAAAVPSIYKDGAGCGACFQVRCHNPTLCSTKGTTVMVTDLNMSNQTDLVLSSRAFRAMAKPVVGADTDLLRQGIVEYHRVPCDYGNKKMLNVRVEESSKKPYYLAIKLLYQGGQTEVVAIDIAQAGSSNWSYMTRSHGAVWVTDNVPTGPLQFRFVVTAGYDGKMLWSKKVLPANWEAGKTYDAGVQITDIAQEGCDPCDDHIWN